Part of the Rothia mucilaginosa genome, CAAGGCACAATCGCCCAGTCATCGGCAGCAGCAAGAGGCGACTGGCCCTTAGGAGCCAGCTGCTCACCGCGCAGGTTATCGGGCAGCAGCACCGGCAGCTGATCCTCAGGAACCAGAACCTCGCCACAATCCTCACAGTGAATCACGGGGATGGGGGTGCCCCAGAAACGCTGGCGGGACAGCAGCCAGTCACGCAGACGGTAAATGACCTTACCCTCACCGGTGCCGGCAGCCTCAACCAGCTCAATAGCCTTAGCAATCGCCTCAGCCTTCGGCAGGCCGGTCAGCTCACCCGAGTTGATGAGCACGCCGTCACCAGCCGCAGCAATACCGCTGGTAGCCGGGTCCTCAGCGCCCTCAACGTCCAGAACCTTCACGATGGGCAGGTCGAACTTCAGGGCGAACTCAAGGTCGCGCTGGTCGTGCGCGGGCACAGCCATAATCGCGCCGGTACCGTAATCGGCGAGCACGTAGTCAGAAGCCCAGACGGGCAGCTTTGCGCCGGTCAGCGGGTTGATTGCGTAGCGGCCGGTGAACACGCCGGTCTTCTCGCGGTCGGAGGACTGGCGGTCAATATCGCTCAGTGCCTTAATGTCTTCGCGGTACTGCTCCAGGGCAGCCTTGTGCTCGGGTGCCACGATCTGCTCGGCGAACGCCGCATCCGCAGCAACCACGATGAAGGTTGCGCCGTACAGGGTGTCCGGGCGGGTGGTGAACACGGTGAAGGACTCAGCGGGCTGGTCCTCGGTCGCCTCAATCTCGAAGCGCACCTCAGCACCCTCAGAGCGGCCAATCCAGTTGCGCTGCATGAGCAGAACGCGGTCGGGCCACTTGCCCTCCAGCTGCTCCATGTCGTCCAGCAACTGCTGTGCGTAATCGGTAATCTTGAAGTACCACTGGTTCAGCGACTTCTTAGTCACGGTAGTACCGCAACGCTCACACGCACCGTTCACAACCTGCTCGTTCGCGAGCACAGTCTGGTCCTTGGGGCACCAGTTGACCATGGAGTCCTTACGGTACGCCAGGCCCTTCTTGTAGAACTGCTCGAACAGCCACTGAGTCCACTTGTAGTACTCGGGGTCCGAGGTGTGCAGGCGGCGGCTCCAGTCAGCGGCAATAGCGTAACGCTTGAAGGACTCAGCCTGAGTCTCAATGTTCTTGTACGTCCACTCCTTGGGGTGAGTGTCGTTCTTAATGGCTGCGTTCTCAGCGGGCAGGCCGAAGGAGTCCCAGCCAATCGGGTGCAGAACATCGTAGCCGCACTGCTTGAAGTAGCGGGCGTTCATGTCACCAATAGCGAATGCCTCCGCGTGACCCATGTGAAGGTCACCGGAGGGGTACGGGAACATATCCAGCACATACTTGCGGCCCTTGGGGGCGTCACCGGTGGGCTGGAAAACCTTCGTTTCGTCCCAGTAGGGGCGCCACTTGGCTTCCATAGCGCGGAAGTCGTACGCATTTTCGTTGCGTTCGGTCTCTACCTGAGCAGACACAGCGATTCCTTAAATAAAGACAGGTTGATAAAAACTTAACCCTCCAAGTGTAACGCGAAACCCGCACCGCGCCAGAGTTGAGGCCGCACCGACTACCAAATGGACGGCACCGCCCGCGCGAGCGCCCGTCCGGCCACCGGCGCGATTACCCGCCCGGCCGCCGATGCGTCAGGCGGGTTTCAGAGGTCTTTCAGGCTTCTCCCCTAGAATTAAGAACGGGACTTCGCCGTCCCAGTACCCAACCCGCGAAAGGTACCCATGACCTCCACCGTTACCCCGCACTCCCCCAACACCTCAGTTCTTGAGGGCGTGCCCGGCCCGCTCATTCCCGGCACCCGCCACGACGCCCTCATCGGTGACGGCGCGCAGGCAGTCATGACCCGCTACTGGCAGTACGGCAAAGGCATGAACGACGGCACCTTCCCCGAAGGCTCCTACCCCGTACTGCTCGTGCACGGCTTCCGCGGCGACCACCACGGCCTGGAAATCATTGCGAACTACCTGCTGAAGCTCATCCCGAACGTCAGTATTATCAGCCCCGACCTGCCCGGCTTTGGCCGCTCCGCAGACCTGCCCGAAAATGCCCAGGGCAAAAACACTCAGGGCGAAGACAATATCAACGCGTACGTGGCGTGGCTGAACAACTTTGTGAAGCACACCAACCCCGCCCGCGAGAACGCACAGCCCCTACCGCTGCACCTGATCGGCCACTCCTTCGGCTCCATCGTCACCAGCGCCTTCGCCGCCACACACCCGAACTCGCTCGCACTGCTCTCGCTCATCAACCCCATCAGCGAACCCGCCCTCGAAGGTAGCCAGCGCGTCGCCTCCCGCCTCGCCTCCCTCTACTACCGCGCCGGCGCGGCACTACCCGAAAAAATCGGCTACCCGCTACTGCGTTCGCAGCTGATTACCCGCGCCTCCAGCGAAGTCATGATGCGCACCAAAGACAAGGCAATGCGCCGCTTCATCAACGGCCAGCACGCCGCCTACTTCGGCTCCTTCGGCTCCCGCCGCGGAGTGCTCAGCGCCTACGAAGCGTCCATTACGCACACCGCCGCCGAATACGCCGCCGCCATCCGGGTGCCGGTGCAAATGCTCGTCGCCGAAGACGACGACCTGGGCACCCCCGAAACAGCTCGCGCCATGTACGCGACGCTGACCTCCCGCGACCTGCCCGCTACTTCGACCAGCGCCCGTGAGCGCCTGGACATGATCCCCGAAGTCGGGCACCTCATCCACTACGAAAC contains:
- the leuS gene encoding leucine--tRNA ligase, which produces MAVSAQVETERNENAYDFRAMEAKWRPYWDETKVFQPTGDAPKGRKYVLDMFPYPSGDLHMGHAEAFAIGDMNARYFKQCGYDVLHPIGWDSFGLPAENAAIKNDTHPKEWTYKNIETQAESFKRYAIAADWSRRLHTSDPEYYKWTQWLFEQFYKKGLAYRKDSMVNWCPKDQTVLANEQVVNGACERCGTTVTKKSLNQWYFKITDYAQQLLDDMEQLEGKWPDRVLLMQRNWIGRSEGAEVRFEIEATEDQPAESFTVFTTRPDTLYGATFIVVAADAAFAEQIVAPEHKAALEQYREDIKALSDIDRQSSDREKTGVFTGRYAINPLTGAKLPVWASDYVLADYGTGAIMAVPAHDQRDLEFALKFDLPIVKVLDVEGAEDPATSGIAAAGDGVLINSGELTGLPKAEAIAKAIELVEAAGTGEGKVIYRLRDWLLSRQRFWGTPIPVIHCEDCGEVLVPEDQLPVLLPDNLRGEQLAPKGQSPLAAADDWAIVPCPECGKQARRDSDTMDTFVDSSWYFLRYVSPNYDEGPFDPQAMSEWGAVDMYVGGVEHAILHLLYARFFTKVVRDLGLIKHDEPFKALMNQGQVLNGGKAMSKSLGNGVNLGEQLDKFGVDAIRTTMIFASPPEDDVDWADVSPSGSQKFLARAWRVAQDVTSEPGVDATTGDLELQKLIARTVHEVQGLLDNGKFNVVVAKTMELVNATRKAIDSGAGAADPAVRKAAETIAILLSLYAPYTAEDMWHALGHDTPVLTAGFPKVDPALLVDDTVTAIVQIKGKVKARLEVAKDISEQELQELALADAAVQRSIGDAEIRKVIVRAPKLVNIVI
- a CDS encoding alpha/beta fold hydrolase: MTSTVTPHSPNTSVLEGVPGPLIPGTRHDALIGDGAQAVMTRYWQYGKGMNDGTFPEGSYPVLLVHGFRGDHHGLEIIANYLLKLIPNVSIISPDLPGFGRSADLPENAQGKNTQGEDNINAYVAWLNNFVKHTNPARENAQPLPLHLIGHSFGSIVTSAFAATHPNSLALLSLINPISEPALEGSQRVASRLASLYYRAGAALPEKIGYPLLRSQLITRASSEVMMRTKDKAMRRFINGQHAAYFGSFGSRRGVLSAYEASITHTAAEYAAAIRVPVQMLVAEDDDLGTPETARAMYATLTSRDLPATSTSARERLDMIPEVGHLIHYETPRRAAELIADFAAGHSGNEK